In Apodemus sylvaticus chromosome 7, mApoSyl1.1, whole genome shotgun sequence, the sequence agatatattttgtttaaatttgtttttttcatagaatattttggtttctccatatttGGTGATTAATAGTTGGGCTAGGatagtagcctgtgctggcatttgtgatctcttagaATCTGAATGATGTCTGTTCATGAACTTCTGGCTTTTAATCTCTGTTGAGATGTCTGGTAAAAttatgataggtctgcttttatatgttatttaactttttcccttacagattttaatattctttcttcattctgttcATTTAGTGTTTGGcgtattatgtgatggaaggattatattttctggtccaatctatttggtattctatAAGCCTCTTGTAAGCTTCTTGTACTTCTATGgccatctttctttaggttggggaagttttcttctatgattttgttgaagatgttttctggccctttgagctagaaatctttactctcttttattcctattattctttttttaatttatatatttatttacaattcaaatgatttccccttttctggacccccactccccaaaaatcccatcagtccccttccttccccctgttttcccacccaacccttcccacttccctgttctgattttgctctatactgcttaactgagtctggtcttttcattatgtcctggtttttctggatgttttgggttaggattttttatgcctttaattttctttgaccatGTGTCAATATctactatggtatcttctatgcctgatattctttcttcttgtattctgtttgtgatctATGAGTCTGTAGCTCTTTACCCCTTTCATAGATATTCCATCTCCAAGGTTACCTCTATTTGTGATTTCGTATTCTTCCACTTCTATTTTTAGGACTTGGACTActctgttcaattccttcatttatttgattttgtttttctatatttctttgagggatttatttgttttttctttaagggcttctagctgttcaactctgttttcctgtatttcattaagtgagtTATTGATAGCCACCTTAAGttctctattatcttcataagaTGGGATTATAACTCTCCATTATGCATTTCAGGTTTTTTGGGCTTTCTATATAGGGAGAGATGGGTTCTGATGGTGTAAAGTATATTGACTTTTGTTGTTTGTGATCTTGAATTTGTATctcactatctggttatctccAGTGTTAGCTGTTTAGGTGGTCTAGGTGTCTCTGACTTGGCCCTgtctcctgtgtccctgggttgCAACAGATCTCCTGGGAGATCTGTGGACCTAGCTGCAGCCAGTCTCCTGGAAGACTTGAAGACTGTTGCCCTAGCTGGAACAGATCCTCTGTGAGCCCTTCAGTTTATATTGTGTTCAtgaagaggtagagacaggctgaTATGTCCCCAAGCCGGTTCAAATCAAAAGTAGATGGTGTTTGTACATAGGTGTGAGGAGTCCTATGTCTGTTGGCCATCTGGAGGGTCCCGTGCTTCTGTGATTATTTGGGTGGCTATCATACATGTCGACCAGGCAGCAACAGATTGCTTTGGAGCCCAGTAGAAGGTGCAGTGTTGAGAAAGTAGGTAAGACAGACTGATATGACTCCAATAAGGTGCAGACCAGAAGGGAGTAGGCCTTTTCAAGTAAGGGGGAGGGTTCCCACATGTACTAAGAACCTGGGTGTCCCTGCTTTTGCAGTTATTTGGTGAGCTATCATGCTTGCTGTCCAGGCTAGAGAAAATCTCCTGGGAGCACTGCAGACTATGCAGCATTGAAAGTGAGAGACAGGCTGATCTCCCCCCCCAAGCAGGTACagatgggaagagagaggaggttCACACATAGGACGGGGAAGGAGTCCCTTAACAGCTGGGTACCTGGGTGGGTGGTACCAGCTGCTGTGATTATTTAGGTGTCTATCTTacctgttgccctggctgcagcagaTATCCTTGGAATTTTGCAGACTGTTCAGTGTTGAGAGGCAGGGGACACCGGGATAATATGCCCCCAAGCAGTTGCAGGCCAGGAGGAAGAGGGTGTCTGTGAATAGAAGGGAGGAGACCCACATCCACTGGGCACCTGGTGGATCCCTATTGCTGCAGTTATTTGGGCTAGAGATCCATGCTGAATACATAGAATAATTCgaaaaatattatgttttcaaTTAATACTGCCATTCTGTTAAGAAAAATAGACATTGAATTAGGAAATAATTCATTGAAagtaatacttttaaaaatttaaaggtgTATATGATGGTACATGGTTATTATCCTTCATTTGAAAAGTAGAAGCgaaagtagggagggagggaggaacttgACATGGAACATGGATGGGAGGTGGGTGTAGAGGGGAACCGGAGCTGTTATTGGGTAataggagaaaggactgaagtcctgggtggggcagcagaaagaatgcaaacaggcaacctcgggataTAGCAGATtgggaggaccctccagaatgtacaaTACtcctaggaggtgagagactctcagaactcaaagggagggaccttatatTAAATATCCAGCAATATTTGTGAGAGACcatatagagcccacctcctgcGAAAAGACATGGCATCAAGAGATCAGGTTGCtctcccacagtcaaaactctgatccataattgttcctgtctaaaataactgcaggaatggaaatggagaggagcctgaggaaaagatcTAGTGACAGGCCcacagtgggatccagctcaaggggaggctctaaGACCTGACACTAGCACTTAGGCTATGGAGTGCTAACAAAAAAAGAACCTGTCATGACTGCTTTCTGAAAGACTGAACAAACatctgaaaaagtcagatgcagatatttgcacccaaccaaaggacagaagctgctgaacactgtggatgaattagggaaaagttggaaAAAGCTGAGGATGAGGAcggccctgtaggaggaccagcacaCTAAATTAACCTAGACCACTGAGATCTCtcaacactggaccaccaaccggCTTGCATACACCAGCTGAAGTGAGGCCCCAACTCACATACAGCAGAGTACTGCCAGACCTGGGTTGAATCAGAGAAGACacacataaccctcaagagactggaggtctcTATGAGTTTAGAGGTCCAGATGGGTGGAGGTAGGGAGTcaggacatccttgtggagacaggagaatgggAGTAGGTATGGGAAGTAGAACAGTCAGAGAGGGTAGACAGGCgcagggggataaaatctggagtttaaaaaaacaaagaaaggaatgaaaaaataagaaaaagaaacaagaaaaagaagaatataaatgAGATATGAGGAATTCAATTTCATCTTTGGCTACATGAGAGGTGAAAGGCTGGATTGCAAAGGATTTtgtaacaaagaaacaaacaaaatataaaaaactaaaaattataatacaaataaCTTTACATGTATTTTCTGAAATCAGCActgaacaatgaaaatgaaaaaggagattcAGAGAAAGTTTTTTCCTCAAATATAGCTCATTGATGACAAATagcttttatttataattatatctgATATCTACACACATGTTTTATTtgtgaagtagaaataaaatttccTGATATCTTTACATGTGTAATGACCCTTTAGTAACAATTAAGAACTATTTTAATGTACTGGTGAAATAATACCTGTCATGCATGCAAGTTATCTGAAGTAGTTATTAGTTGAAATAATACAAAACATGGTGAAATACAATGAAACCTGTAGGAGCTGAGAGACAGAATTCTTGAACTTATTAATGGTCTTTAAGGACATAGGCTTCTGGGATCATAAACAACTTGATATAATGGGTCTAATGAGGACATTTGGAAACTTGCTCCCTAGAGATGTAAAGACTATAGAATTCAGCCTGTGGAAGCCTCGTACCACACACCTGCCCCAGTCAGAAACAGATATCTATGAGTCCTCCTAGAAAGGATCCTACCTGACAAAGGAAAAAGGACTTGGTCTATCTTTTATTGTGACAAATTTTCTAACTTCAATATCCAAGTAAGTCAAGGTATAGTTCTTCATTGACATCAACAGGTCATCTAACATTTGTTAAAGTTTAGATACTGAGGTTAGGAGTAATCCATCATCTCTTATCCACTCATGTTTAAATTCATGTTAATTTCTATGTGTTAATTGTATACTTGGACCATAGTTCTCAAAGGTATTTTCTACTCTTGAATACACCTCTGATTACAGTGTTCAATATACCAATATTCCATTTCTATTTAATGTCCTCACATCCccaaatacattatttatttttgatgacCCTATGATGATTTGTGTTCCtggtagaaaaaacaaaacctgcaCAAAATGGCAGTGTGAGAATAATATGTACTTAGCATTAAGATAGAtacctttattttattcatttcttattaCAAAATAGTTTCATTGTTGCTGTTAAATATAAATAACACTTTAAATTTTCAGCTCATGAAGTATGAATCAATTACATGTATAAATTCCCTACTCTACAGGTACATTTCTCCTGTCAACAATTTTCATCATTCACAAAGTATGTGCTAGACTATGGATTACATTGAGAATTTATGTGCTGGGTGTTAAATTACATAGTATATCTTGTACACTCTTTGTCTCGCCATAAAGCTACCATCCACAGCCTCAGAATGAGCATGTGTCTTGGCTTAGCATAGTGgctgtcaaataaataaaattatgtgaTTAATTTAACATTTAACTCTCATCTAGAAGGTTCATGTTTTCTAATGACTATAGAATTTTACTCTCTTTCTTAAACGTCTATAACATTCTCTTTAGTCCATCCTttatcttgactttttttttaactgaaaagctATGTATTCCCTTCCTTCAAGGGAAGATTTTCACATAGTGTAACAGAAAATCTTGTAGTAACATTCCTAATTTTTCCTAAAAATTCACTTCCAAAAATTATGAGTTGCCTTTCCTTGGGGAGTCTCATgagtttgaaaaaataaaaaaattatatatatttgaaaaaataaaaatatataattatatgtaattttcTAAGTTTTTTCAGTGCTACCAGAAATGAAGTATTTTAATAACTAAACCTCATTTATTTACTGTAAGTAGACTGTCTTATAAATGTATAGGCTAGATATTTTTgaagtaaaagtttaaaattatcaAGATAACTTGAAGGTCATAGTTGTAGTCCAAGAATAATGATCATGTGTACTTCAGATACATAAAAAGACATTGGTTAAAAAGTCAACTGAACAATCATATAAACAAAGTTATAACCGTGACTCTTCCAATCACTACCTATCTGTTTCAGGTTACCAAGGAAATCTTAGATTTCTGAAAGGCATTATTGGGTAAATGGGGTGAATACACAAAAGAATAATTTGACATAATACCATCATGCCTGAGAGGCAAGCCACTATTTGACAAATATTTCATACTTATGTATTCAAaacttttaactttaatttttatagtATAAGTATCAggtatttctaaattaaaatcaATATTATTCTAATATATCTAAACCTAGTGCTCAgaacaattaaaaacaagttaatttatgaaaatttaataaatgatataaaaacaAGACTGAAGGAGGTGACGAATGAAGAGACTAGCAgaagaaaacataacaaaatccACTGGACTTTAAAACTCAGATGAAAAAGATTCTTTTCCTAGATTCATGCTTCTTCATGATGCATTTTACATCAAAACCACCTGAAGAATGATTTAAACTGtagaataaaaaccataataTTAGTAGTTTATAAGGAATATAAGAGAACAGACttatatttctatcattattataAGTTCTACTCTTTGCAACTACATTTGGTTTCTCTCCATATTTCCACCAGATTCAACCATAAAATGAAATCTAAAAACCAAACAGATGTTTCAGAATTCTTTCTTATGGGAATAACAGATGATATAACACTGAAGCCACTCATCTTCAGCATGTTTACCTCCATGTACTTGATCACCATCTTGGGAAATCTGCTCATCATTCTGACTGTCAGCACTGACCCCCATCTCCGAACACCCATGTATATATTTCTCTCTAATCTATCCTTTAATGATATCTGCTTAAGTACAACCATAATTCCAAAGACATTGGTAAACATTCATGCACATGATCAGAGCATCACATATACAGGCTGTCTTACACAAATctgctttattttgcttttttgtagTTTTGAAAGTTGTCTTCTTTCAGTAATGGCATATGACCGTTATGTTGCCATATGTTATCCATTGAACTACACAATGATCATGAATCTTCAAACCTGTGGTCTGCTAATTCTATTGTCCCTAATCATTAGTCTTGTGAGCAGTGGATTGCTTGGTCTGATGGTGTTGCGGTTGTCCTTCTGCACAAATGTAGAAATTCCCCTATTTTTCTGTGAACTTGCTCAAGTCATCAAGCTAGCCTGTTCTGACACCCTAGTCAATTATATTCTGATATATCTTGCAACAATCATACTTAATGGCATTCCAATCTCTGGAATAATTTTCTCTTATACTCAAATTGCCTCTTCTGTGTTGAGAATGTCTTCAGTGAAAGGAAAGTATAAAGCAATTTCTACCTGTGGGTCTCACCTTTCAGTTGTTTCCTTATTCTATGGTACAGCACTGGGAGTTTATATCAGCTCTTCATTTACAACCTCTGTCACAAATACTGCATTTGCTTATGTGATGTGTACATTGGTACCTCAAATGTTGAATCCCTTTATATATAGCTTGAGGAACAGAGACATGGAGGTAGCCTTGAGGAAACATTTCAATAAGGCAATGTGTTTACTCTGATTTAACATTTGCTATGGACTTGTATTTCTAGACTAAACCAAGGGAGAAGGAATCTTAATGAGAACAAATATCTGTCTTCTTATTATtacaatcttttaaaattcacAAATAATTTACAATCTAAAACTATATTCTGTGGTTTTCTTACTTTTCAAGAGCTCTATAAATAGCTCATGATTGAATAATTACTTTGACTATCTGAGAATAATTTGCTTGTTTAGAGTCATAGAATAAAATCTTTGCTAAAGGGCCATAGTTTTAGCAATCTGTTTCTTagataaatacagaaatatagaTGTTTTGAGAGATGGCAATAATACAGGCTTAAAGGttaatttgacttttaaaatttttgtgaaatATATTGTTAATTTACACATAAACTTAATATTTTACACCTATAACTTCCTTTTGTTCCAAAATGTTAAACACTTATTGTGAAAACTACAACTAATTCTTACGAGCTTCTATAATACTGCTATTTTATAGAACAGTAGATATTAACTCTCCCACAACTGTATACAAAATCAATGTAAATATTTCTTCATGTGATTTGTAGTGAGAGATTATTTGCCATGAAAATAACtgaatgtttttaataaaatgtaaaactataTGACATGTTTTTCTGAAATGGTCAAGTTCattctgattattttttcttgGTGCATTTCTCACTGCATTCTGCGTAGATGGGTGTTCTTGTTTAGCTCTTTGCATTCTTGATGTTGGCATTGGTTTTTCATCTTTCAACAAAATGACATTAAGGCATGCTTAGTTCTATTATGTccccacaaattagaaacagttTTAGTGTTACATATTTATACAGTTCTTCAGTATATTTTTCAGTAACTAGCACTATTCCCTAGAGAAGTTCATAGATATATCCTATGTTAGTGCAACAACAATATACAAACAAGTgggtgactgagcagacaggtgcagccaggaacacaggatACAACCTAGTGTAAGATCATTTGGGACATGGTCCACCAGGGACCCACCTgcaccaggagctgggcagtgccacagctgtCTGttcacctatcctgccaggggacaccTGCTCTGGAGGGAGTCCTGCAGATAAAGACGAGGCCACAATCCTTACTCCTGTGACTGAGTGGGGTGTTTCAGCCAGgaaagcatggaatacccaagtgTAAGATCAGTTGTAACTCATACTGCCAGGGCCCCAgctgcatccaggagctgggcagcaccacggCTATCTGTGCTCTTATCCTGGCAGGGTACATCTGTCCTGCAGGGAGTCGCAAATTTAGAGGGAGTCCCAAGTTTTAAAGTGAGGCAGCTATCATTATTACTGTGACTGAGCAGATGGGTGcaaccaggaacacagggaacttCCGAATGTAAAATCACTTGGGACACggtccaccagggccccaccttcACCCAAGAGCTGGGAAGGACCACAGCACTCTGTGTTGGGGGAGAGGCAGTCACGCAGGGGTGCTGAGaaaggcttgcaggcacacaggagggacaagcaccaaccagtgacagcaggaccataTAATTctagaaataaccagatggcaaaaggcaaatgtatgaacattactaaaagaaatcaaggcaacatggcatcttctgaacccaattctctcacaATAGCAAGTCCTTAATAACCTaatacatcagaaaagcaagatttggatttaaaataacagttcatgatgctgatagagggcttcaagaaggacataaatgactcccttaaagaaataaaggagaaaacaaacattAAAGAACAAACATTAAAGCCattaaagaactacagacaaatacaacaaaacaggtgaaggagttgaacaaaatgatccaggatctaaatatggaggtagaagcaataaagaaatcactaagggaaacaactctagacatagaaaacctaggaaagaagtcaggagtcatggatccaagcatcaacaacagaacacaagaggtagaagagagaatctcagaagcagaagataccataggaagcATTAGACACAAtgctaaaagaaaatgcaaaatgcacaaagctcCTGATCCAAAACATCCAAGGAATCTAAgacaaaaatgagaagaccaaacctaaggattataggtatataagagagtgaagatttccaacttaaagggccactaaatgacttcaacaaagttatagaagaaaattctctaacctaaagagatacccatgaacatccaagaagtctacagaagtcaaaaaaatatttgacaagaaaagaaattcctcccatcatataataattaaaatgccaaatgcactaaacaaagaaagaatataaaaagcaataagggaaaagaTTAGTTACATATAAAGTtagacctaccagaattataccagacttctcaccagagactatgaaagccagaagagcctgggcagatgtcatactgacactaagggaacacaaatgccaacccaaactgctatatacagcaaatctcttgattaacatagatggagaaaccaaggtatactatgacaaaatcaaatttaaacaatatctttgcacaaagccagcccttcaaagataatgaatagaaaacatcaacaaaaggagtgaaactatacaatagaaaaagcaagaaattgatcttctttcaacaaacccaaaagaagataaccacaaaaatataaaaacctaCACAaacaaataacaggaagcaacaatcactattccttaatatcttttaacatcaatagacacaatcccccaataaaaagacatagactgactgactggatatgtaaacatgacccaacattttgctgcatacagaaaacgcatctcagtgtcacagacaaaaactacctcagagtaaaaggttagaaaacaattttccaagcaaatggttcaaTAATACAAGCTGaattctaatataaaatattaattctaatattttaatataaaatattctaatataaaataaaatagactttcaaccaaaaggcaTCAAAAAACACAGAAGCATAttttatacacatcaaaggaaaaatctaccaagaagaactctcaattctgaacatctatgctccaaataaaaggccACCATCATTTGTAAAAGGAACTTTGGTAAAGCTAAAGTACatattacacctcacacaataattgtgggtgacttcaacaccctactctcatcaatggacagatcagagaaacacaaactaaacagagacatagtgaaactaacagaagttttggatgaaatggatttaataagtatctatagaacatttcatcctaaatcaaaagaatataacttattctcagcactttgtggagccttctccaaaattgacacaaaacatacctcaacagatataagaaaatcaaactatcccatgcctcatatcagatcactatggagtaagggtcttcaatgacaacaaagacaacagaaagcccacatacacatagaagctgatcaatgctctactcaatgatagcttagTCAGGATGTGAGGaaaaaggaatacttctccattgttggtaggattgcaggctggtaaaaccactctgtaaatcagtttggtgattcctcagaaaattcgacATATTACTActagaagacccagctatactacccctgggcatatacccagaagatgttcctacatgtaataagggccatactccactatgttcattgctgccttacttataatagccagaagctggaaagaagccagatgtccctcaacagaagaatggatacagaaactgtggtatatatacataatggagtactattcagctattaaaaacaatgaatttatgaaattcttaggcaaatggatggaactagaaaatgtcatcctgagtgaggcaatccagtcataaaagatcacacatggtatgcactcactaataaatggaagttaactcaaaagctcaaaataaacaagttacaattcacccagcacaggaagctcaagaagaaggagaacttaagtaagggtgctttggttactttaagaaagggaacaaaatactcacaggagcaataagggagacaatgtatggAGCAAGGgctgaaataaaggccacccaaagactgccctacctggggattcatcctataaacagtcaacaaacccagacTCTACTAAGGACctcaagaagtgtataccaaaagaagcatgcaatggttgtctccagatgaaccctgccagagacttacaaatacaggggcagatgctagcaaccaactattagactgggcatggagtccccaatggaagagctagagggTGTTCCAGAAGAGCTGAAAGGGCTTacagcccatgggaagaacaatgatttcagccacctgGATGCCCCCAAACTACCAggtactgaaccatcaaccaaggggcacacatggttttaggcaaaaatgtggcacaggaaggccttgctgggcatcagtgggaggaatggtcctagGTCAGGTAAAGGATTGACAGTCAACAGAGGCCCCAGCAAAGGGAAACCaagagggggaggtgggactgtgttgggtagaggggcatatacatggaggcagggggagggaagagaagttGGGGGTCTTTAGTGAGGGGAAAGATTGGTAAAGTTTTTACcatagcaatgtaaatgaagatgatattcaaaaataaataaaataaaaaaaaaataaaggcccatagctgtacagagccataaaaggatgtcatgccacatggtagtaacttgacattgatcaaggtgaacttcctctcccagcctttgttgagcagggattcctgggCTATTctggatcctgctccacctaggatgGAGTGCTCAGGGTGAATGTGAAGTtaattgttcctccaggtctatgaatacctgaattaagcaggtgactcaccctgctgcctgagcagtagaacCAACAACTGCCAGATGACTTCCCTGGAACTTACCCTAGAGTCTGGAGGGTGGGGTTTTCCCAAGCCATATAttgactaacatttattaaagtttcaGCCTCGACTGGCAACTGTCACCCTGGCCCTCATTCTTTTCACTGCTTCCCCATCCGTCCCTCAGCTTttcttccaggaaccagttcacagtagctgaAGGCAGCAACAGAATGGCATGCCCAACATGGGGCTGGGCATGAGAAGATCTCCTGAGGTGAAGCTGTCTTTGTGAAGCTTCTCAAAAAACGGGAagagatggtatcctgcatggtgaacAACTATATTTACAAAAGGATACTGACTAAGTGAGGCATTATTGACCCAACACTGACCTCGCTCAGGGGCAGGCAGTGGAAAATGGGGCAGGAACtttataggcatttgtccacagcttttaagagctgattcaggtgaaaagaaaatgtttttaaaataggcatatgtccataggctccaagagctgctttaggaaagtttgaaaaatgagagagagaaggaaaatggatgaaactgcATAACAAGCACGCTTCCGTTTCTGTGTGTCATTGTTTGTCCTCAGTGTGCACcgtgtgtctacatgtatgtttgtgtcctCTTCATGTCTTTGTTTGAATGAGCATTTATTTGtttgatgttaaaaaaaattggtaaggatttcatctgctggcagtcTATCTCTTGATCTGGCAGCAGGTTATACATTGGAGGCTGATTTAAAGCTGCTCAGTGTGCTCAACCGAGActcaaacatggctggggaaaaaagGTTTCTTAACGGGCCAGAAGCCTCAAGTCTAGGACAAGTGGGTTAAtggttgtttctcctaaagaaaaatTTTTA encodes:
- the LOC127690177 gene encoding olfactory receptor 7G2-like; the encoded protein is MKSKNQTDVSEFFLMGITDDITLKPLIFSMFTSMYLITILGNLLIILTVSTDPHLRTPMYIFLSNLSFNDICLSTTIIPKTLVNIHAHDQSITYTGCLTQICFILLFCSFESCLLSVMAYDRYVAICYPLNYTMIMNLQTCGLLILLSLIISLVSSGLLGLMVLRLSFCTNVEIPLFFCELAQVIKLACSDTLVNYILIYLATIILNGIPISGIIFSYTQIASSVLRMSSVKGKYKAISTCGSHLSVVSLFYGTALGVYISSSFTTSVTNTAFAYVMCTLVPQMLNPFIYSLRNRDMEVALRKHFNKAMCLL